In Miscanthus floridulus cultivar M001 chromosome 5, ASM1932011v1, whole genome shotgun sequence, one genomic interval encodes:
- the LOC136454914 gene encoding beta-glucosidase 25-like gives MTEGRPRLSRSPGTGSASPDDCTLLLHNDEHRAASGWLHIVPWGMFKLMKHIKEKYGNPPMIITENGMDDANNPFSRLENDLRDDKRIQYYMSSLLDAIRKEGCNVHGYFVWSLLDNWGWNSGYTVRFGLYYVDYNNNLTRIPKASMEWFRQVLAQKTTNLEYSGSQ, from the exons atgactgaggGCAGGCCCCGCCTCTCCCGAAGTCCcgggactggctccgcctcgcccgatgactgcaccctgctccttcataatgatgagcacagg GCAGCCTCAGGATGGCTGCACATAGTACCCTGGGGCATGTTCAAGCTGATGAAGCACATCAAAGAAAAGTATGGAAATCCACCTATGATCATTACTGAAAATG GCATGGATGATGCGAACAATCCGTTTTCGAGATTAGAGAATGATCTGCGGGATGATAAACGGATACAGTACTACATGTCTAGCCTCCTAGATGCAATAAG GAAAGAAGGCTGCAACGTCCACGGCTACTTCGTATGGTCACTGCTCGATAACTGGGGGTGGAACTCTGGGTACACGGTGCGGTTTGGACTCTACTACGTTGACTACAACAACAACCTGACAAGGATACCCAAGGCGTCAATGGAATGGTTCAGGCAGGTCTTGGCCCAGAAGACGACTAATTTGGAGTACAGTGGTTCTCAGTAG